A single genomic interval of Amycolatopsis albispora harbors:
- the frr gene encoding ribosome recycling factor: protein MIDETLLDAEEKMEKAVSVAKEDLTSVRTGRATPAMFSRIVVEYYGAPTPLNQLASVNIPEARMAIVKPYDQTQLGAIEKAIRESDLGVNPSNDGQIIRIVIPQLTEERRKEMVKVAKSKGEDAKVSIRSVRRKAKEELDRIQKDGEAGEDDVTRAEKELQNLTDNYVGQVEELVKHKEAELLEV, encoded by the coding sequence GTGATCGACGAGACCCTCCTCGACGCCGAGGAGAAGATGGAAAAGGCTGTTTCCGTCGCCAAGGAGGACCTGACCTCGGTACGTACCGGCCGGGCCACACCAGCGATGTTCTCCCGGATCGTCGTCGAGTACTACGGCGCGCCGACTCCGCTGAACCAGCTGGCCAGCGTGAACATTCCCGAGGCCAGGATGGCCATCGTGAAGCCGTACGACCAGACCCAGCTGGGGGCCATCGAGAAGGCGATCCGCGAGTCGGACCTCGGCGTGAACCCGAGCAACGACGGCCAGATCATCCGCATCGTCATCCCGCAGCTCACCGAGGAGCGGCGCAAGGAGATGGTGAAGGTGGCCAAGAGCAAGGGCGAGGACGCCAAGGTGTCCATTCGCAGCGTGCGGCGCAAGGCCAAGGAAGAGCTCGACCGCATCCAGAAGGACGGCGAAGCGGGCGAGGACGACGTCACCCGTGCGGAGAAGGAGCTGCAGAACCTGACCGACAACTACGTCGGCCAGGTCGAGGAGCTCGTCAAGCACAAAGAAGCAGAGCTGCTCGAGGTGTGA
- a CDS encoding VOC family protein: MSVSSAAAQPVLSPGIPCWVELASPDVAEAEAFYNGLFGWSYELKRDPATSDGRYSLASLGGFSVGGLYRAAASQPPGWTVHLSVHNTAGAAEWVEHLGGVVTLGPVEIPGRGYILHALDPTGTPIVFWQPAATWEFAAGAPNTFSGADLNTTDGAIADQFYSRLFNYNVHQIGGENIDYAEWRLDHQPVLYRYVMGPEYRPGTPPHWMVYFEVDPARGADAAAGHALMLGGSVVVQPYDTPFGRVAVLADPHGSVFSVIDHSRVIEAHYGGAEVDDPYDD, translated from the coding sequence ATGTCGGTCAGTTCGGCCGCCGCGCAACCCGTGCTGTCACCCGGTATCCCCTGCTGGGTGGAACTCGCGAGTCCGGACGTAGCCGAGGCCGAGGCCTTCTACAACGGTCTCTTCGGCTGGAGCTACGAGCTCAAGCGGGACCCGGCCACTTCGGACGGCCGCTATTCACTGGCATCGCTCGGCGGGTTCAGCGTCGGTGGCCTGTACCGCGCCGCCGCGTCGCAGCCGCCGGGCTGGACGGTGCACCTCTCGGTGCACAACACCGCCGGCGCGGCGGAGTGGGTCGAGCACCTCGGCGGCGTGGTCACGCTCGGCCCGGTCGAAATCCCCGGGCGCGGTTACATCCTGCACGCACTCGACCCGACCGGCACGCCGATCGTCTTCTGGCAGCCCGCGGCGACCTGGGAGTTCGCCGCCGGGGCGCCGAACACCTTCTCCGGCGCCGACCTCAACACCACCGACGGCGCGATCGCCGACCAGTTCTACTCGCGGCTGTTCAACTACAACGTGCACCAGATCGGCGGCGAGAACATCGACTACGCGGAATGGCGGCTGGACCACCAGCCCGTGCTGTACCGCTACGTGATGGGCCCCGAATACCGCCCCGGCACCCCGCCGCACTGGATGGTCTACTTCGAGGTCGATCCGGCACGCGGTGCCGACGCCGCCGCCGGGCACGCGCTGATGCTCGGCGGCAGCGTGGTCGTCCAGCCGTACGACACGCCGTTCGGCCGGGTGGCCGTGCTCGCCGATCCGCATGGTTCGGTGTTTTCCGTGATCGACCATTCGCGGGTGATCGAAGCGCACTACGGCGGCGCCGAAGTCGACGACCCCTACGACGACTGA
- the tsf gene encoding translation elongation factor Ts, producing MANYTAADVKRLRELTGAGMMNCKKALEENDGDFDKAVEFLRIKGAKDVGKRAERATAEGLIAGEGGVLIELNSETDFVAKNADFQELAAKIVEVAKTVRTDDVEKLRSAELDGKTVTDAINELSARIGEKLELRRVASFDGTVATYLHRRGADLPPAVGVLVEYTGEGSGAADAARGAALQIAALKAKYLTRDEVPADVVENERRIAEQTAREEGKPEQALPKIVEGKVNAYYKDTVLLDQPSVTDNKKTVKALLDEAGVTVTRFARFEVGQA from the coding sequence ATGGCGAACTACACCGCCGCAGATGTGAAGCGCCTGCGCGAGCTGACCGGCGCCGGCATGATGAACTGCAAGAAGGCGCTGGAGGAGAACGACGGCGACTTCGACAAGGCCGTCGAGTTCCTGCGCATCAAGGGCGCCAAGGACGTGGGCAAGCGCGCCGAGCGCGCCACCGCCGAGGGCCTGATCGCGGGTGAGGGCGGCGTCCTCATCGAGCTGAACTCCGAGACCGACTTCGTCGCGAAGAACGCCGACTTCCAGGAGCTGGCCGCGAAGATCGTCGAGGTCGCCAAGACCGTGCGCACCGACGACGTGGAGAAGCTGCGCTCCGCCGAGCTGGACGGCAAGACCGTCACCGACGCGATCAACGAGCTGTCCGCCCGCATCGGCGAGAAGCTGGAGCTGCGCCGGGTCGCCTCCTTCGACGGCACCGTCGCCACCTACCTGCACCGCCGTGGCGCCGACCTGCCGCCCGCCGTCGGCGTGCTGGTCGAGTACACCGGTGAGGGCTCGGGTGCCGCCGACGCCGCCCGCGGCGCCGCGCTGCAGATCGCCGCGCTCAAGGCCAAGTACCTGACCCGCGACGAGGTGCCCGCCGACGTCGTCGAGAACGAGCGCCGCATCGCCGAGCAGACCGCCCGCGAGGAAGGCAAGCCGGAGCAGGCGCTGCCGAAGATCGTCGAGGGCAAGGTCAACGCCTACTACAAGGACACCGTGCTGCTGGACCAGCCGTCGGTGACCGACAACAAGAAGACCGTGAAGGCCCTGCTGGACGAGGCAGGCGTGACCGTCACCCGGTTCGCCCGCTTCGAGGTCGGCCAGGCCTGA
- a CDS encoding class I SAM-dependent methyltransferase: MRRPFLRHRDPVDILPSPNIWYYPGAYEVENAAQDAGGEIWRVLAEECDWAGRDVLDVGCGDGFHLPRFAATARSVTGVEPHPPLVHRARERIAGLPGVRVLHGAAQRIPLADASVDLVHARTAYFFGPGCEPGLREADRVLRPGGVLVIVDLDVTHEPYGRWMRADLPDYDPPGVERFFAKEGFGCRRVETRWVFDDAASAEKVLKIEFSPGVAAKATAEVLRRNASGEPVTFPVGYRVHWRRKPAGLVVPGHSVSSSSAVSDSTSPSTP; the protein is encoded by the coding sequence GTGCGGCGTCCCTTTCTGCGCCACCGCGATCCGGTGGACATCCTCCCCAGCCCGAACATCTGGTACTACCCGGGTGCCTACGAAGTGGAGAACGCCGCGCAGGACGCCGGCGGCGAGATCTGGCGCGTGCTCGCCGAAGAATGCGACTGGGCCGGGCGCGACGTGCTCGACGTCGGCTGCGGTGACGGCTTCCACCTCCCGCGGTTCGCCGCGACGGCGCGTTCGGTGACCGGCGTCGAACCGCATCCGCCACTGGTCCACCGCGCCCGCGAACGGATCGCCGGACTGCCCGGCGTTCGCGTGCTTCATGGTGCGGCACAACGGATTCCGCTCGCGGACGCGAGTGTGGACCTGGTGCACGCCCGGACCGCGTACTTCTTCGGGCCGGGGTGCGAACCGGGGTTGCGGGAGGCCGACCGGGTGCTCAGACCCGGTGGCGTGCTGGTGATCGTCGATCTCGACGTCACGCACGAGCCGTACGGCCGGTGGATGCGGGCGGATCTGCCCGACTACGACCCGCCTGGCGTGGAACGGTTCTTCGCCAAGGAGGGTTTCGGCTGCCGCCGGGTCGAGACACGCTGGGTGTTCGACGACGCGGCGAGCGCCGAGAAGGTGCTGAAAATCGAGTTCAGCCCAGGAGTTGCCGCGAAGGCGACGGCGGAAGTGTTACGCCGCAACGCTTCCGGCGAACCGGTGACCTTCCCGGTCGGCTATCGCGTGCACTGGCGCCGCAAGCCGGCCGGGCTGGTCGTCCCCGGTCATTCGGTTTCTTCGTCGTCGGCGGTGTCGGACTCGACTTCGCCGAGCACCCCGTAG
- the pyrH gene encoding UMP kinase, translating to MTAERSDGAYRRVLLKLGGEMFGGGAVGVDPDVVHSVAVQIAEVVRTGVQMAIVIGGGNYFRGAELSQRGMDRDRADYMAMLGTVMNCLALQDFLEKEGVPTRVQSAITMGQVAEAYIPRRAERHLEKGRVVIFAAGVGMPYFSTDTAAAQRALEIACDVVLMAKAVDGVYTADPKTDPSARMFREITHREVLEQGLKVADATAFSLCMDNNMPIIVFNLLTEGNIARAVGGERIGTLVSTPAVGVPA from the coding sequence ATGACAGCGGAGCGGTCCGACGGTGCCTATCGGCGGGTGCTGCTGAAGCTCGGTGGCGAGATGTTCGGTGGCGGTGCCGTCGGCGTCGACCCCGACGTGGTGCACTCGGTGGCCGTGCAGATCGCCGAGGTCGTCCGGACCGGTGTGCAGATGGCGATCGTCATCGGCGGTGGCAACTACTTCCGCGGCGCCGAGCTGTCGCAGCGCGGCATGGACCGCGACCGCGCCGACTACATGGCCATGCTCGGCACCGTGATGAACTGCCTGGCGCTGCAGGACTTCCTGGAGAAGGAAGGCGTGCCGACCCGCGTGCAGAGCGCGATCACCATGGGCCAGGTGGCCGAGGCCTACATACCGCGTCGCGCCGAGCGGCACCTGGAAAAGGGCCGGGTGGTCATCTTCGCCGCGGGTGTCGGCATGCCGTACTTCTCCACCGACACCGCGGCAGCCCAGCGCGCGCTCGAGATCGCCTGCGACGTGGTGCTGATGGCCAAGGCCGTGGACGGGGTCTACACCGCCGACCCCAAGACCGACCCGAGCGCGCGGATGTTCCGCGAGATCACCCACCGCGAAGTGCTCGAGCAGGGCCTGAAGGTGGCCGACGCGACCGCGTTCAGCCTGTGCATGGACAACAACATGCCGATCATCGTGTTCAACCTGCTCACCGAGGGGAACATCGCCCGCGCCGTCGGCGGCGAGCGGATCGGCACCCTGGTCAGTACCCCCGCCGTCGGGGTCCCCGCCTAG
- a CDS encoding FliA/WhiG family RNA polymerase sigma factor — MIGAIPVHADRGGGGGSAFPPPGEPPDRTTTHEPGDRPESAVEDGNLPGDAARSQHCSETPAAEGSPVTATETGLTETGDVEAGINALWRQFAEAPEQRLRDRLVLHYAPLVKYVAGRVGTGLPTHVDVGDLVQSGIFGLVDAIEKFEPERGLRFETYAMQRIRGAILDDLRSQDWVPRVVRSRAREAERAMERLGARLNRTPTDAELATELEITVDELRDLYGQLQLTSVVALEDLVAVGKDSGSLVDTLPDDDAVDPVAVLVDQDNRRQLADAIAQLSERDRIVVSLYYFESLTLAEIGKVLGVTESRVSQLHTRAVLRLRAKLVEQAGV, encoded by the coding sequence ATGATCGGAGCCATCCCCGTGCACGCTGACCGCGGGGGCGGCGGAGGGTCAGCCTTCCCGCCACCCGGCGAACCGCCCGACCGAACCACCACGCACGAGCCCGGAGACAGACCTGAGAGTGCAGTTGAAGACGGCAACTTGCCTGGTGACGCAGCGCGTTCTCAGCACTGCTCTGAGACACCCGCAGCGGAGGGCAGTCCCGTGACCGCCACCGAGACCGGCCTGACCGAGACCGGCGACGTGGAGGCGGGCATCAACGCGCTGTGGCGGCAGTTCGCCGAAGCGCCAGAGCAACGCCTCCGCGATCGCCTGGTGCTGCACTACGCACCGCTGGTGAAGTACGTCGCCGGCCGGGTCGGCACCGGCCTGCCCACCCACGTCGACGTCGGCGACCTGGTCCAGTCCGGCATCTTCGGCCTGGTCGACGCGATCGAGAAGTTCGAGCCCGAGCGCGGCCTGCGCTTCGAGACCTACGCGATGCAGCGCATCCGTGGTGCGATCCTGGACGACCTCCGTTCTCAGGACTGGGTGCCCCGGGTGGTTCGCAGCCGCGCCCGCGAGGCCGAGCGCGCGATGGAGCGCCTCGGTGCCCGGCTCAACCGGACGCCGACCGACGCCGAGCTGGCCACCGAGCTGGAGATCACCGTCGACGAGCTGCGTGACCTCTACGGGCAGCTCCAGCTCACCAGCGTGGTCGCGCTGGAGGACCTGGTCGCGGTGGGCAAGGACAGCGGCTCGCTGGTCGACACCCTGCCCGACGACGACGCCGTCGACCCGGTCGCCGTGCTCGTCGACCAGGACAACCGCCGCCAGCTAGCCGACGCGATCGCCCAGCTCTCCGAGCGCGACCGCATCGTGGTCAGCCTCTACTACTTCGAGAGCCTCACCCTGGCCGAGATCGGCAAGGTGCTCGGCGTGACCGAATCGCGGGTGAGCCAGCTGCACACCAGGGCCGTGCTGCGGCTGCGCGCCAAGCTCGTCGAGCAGGCCGGTGTCTGA
- a CDS encoding M23 family metallopeptidase, with translation MDLTPILPRQRSRQLALLLLAFGCACLLAPAASAAASASAAASASASAEEPRFTWPLHPRPQLVRGFDPPVTDYGPGHRGVDLAAADGQQTLSAGTGYVVFAGTIAGRGVVSIDHDGGLRTTYEPLVPQVAAGDQVYSGQVIGTVTAGHPECAVAVCLHWGVRRGLEYLDPLPLVRETTRLRLKPWDPG, from the coding sequence ATGGACCTCACCCCCATTCTCCCACGTCAGCGCAGCCGCCAACTGGCGCTGCTCCTGCTGGCGTTCGGCTGCGCCTGCCTGCTCGCACCAGCGGCCTCGGCCGCCGCCTCAGCCTCGGCCGCCGCCTCGGCGTCGGCATCTGCGGAGGAGCCGCGGTTCACCTGGCCACTGCACCCGCGGCCGCAGCTGGTCCGCGGCTTCGACCCGCCGGTGACCGACTACGGCCCCGGGCACCGCGGGGTCGACCTGGCCGCGGCCGATGGCCAGCAGACGCTGTCCGCGGGGACGGGTTACGTGGTGTTCGCCGGCACGATCGCCGGGCGCGGGGTGGTGTCCATCGACCACGACGGTGGCCTGCGCACCACCTACGAGCCGCTGGTGCCGCAGGTCGCCGCCGGGGACCAGGTGTACTCGGGCCAGGTGATCGGCACGGTCACGGCCGGGCATCCGGAGTGCGCGGTGGCGGTCTGCCTGCACTGGGGCGTGCGCCGCGGCCTGGAGTACCTGGATCCGCTGCCGCTGGTGCGGGAGACCACCCGGTTACGGCTGAAGCCGTGGGATCCCGGTTGA
- a CDS encoding phosphatidate cytidylyltransferase gives MSEEREDAADSAEPAEKPAKASRAGRNLPAAIGVGVALGAVILVSLFTVRFLFIGIIAAAIAVGTYELAGALRRAANIRIALVPVLAGGQAMIWLAWPFGREGALTAFVLTVLACLLWRLRGGADGYLRDVGASVFAAAYLPLFGAFAAMLVPPGDGVGRVLAFMIGVVASDTGGYIAGVLKGKHPMAPTISPKKTWEGFAGSMLAGVLAGALTLTLLLEGQAWQGVLFGAAIVCVATLGDLVESLIKRDLGIKDMGNLLPGHGGLMDRLDSLLPSAVVSWLLLSAFVPA, from the coding sequence GTGAGCGAGGAACGCGAGGACGCGGCCGATTCGGCGGAGCCCGCCGAAAAGCCCGCGAAGGCCTCGCGCGCGGGCCGGAACCTGCCGGCCGCGATCGGGGTCGGGGTGGCGCTCGGCGCCGTGATCCTGGTTTCGCTGTTCACCGTGCGTTTCCTGTTCATCGGGATCATCGCGGCGGCGATCGCGGTGGGCACCTACGAACTGGCCGGGGCGCTGCGGCGCGCGGCGAACATCCGGATCGCGCTGGTCCCGGTGCTCGCCGGCGGGCAGGCGATGATCTGGCTGGCCTGGCCGTTCGGCCGGGAAGGGGCGCTCACCGCGTTCGTGCTGACCGTGCTGGCCTGCCTGCTCTGGCGGTTGCGCGGCGGCGCCGACGGTTACCTGCGCGACGTCGGCGCCTCCGTGTTCGCGGCGGCGTACCTGCCGCTGTTCGGCGCGTTCGCGGCGATGCTGGTGCCGCCGGGGGACGGCGTGGGCCGGGTGCTGGCCTTCATGATCGGCGTGGTCGCCTCCGACACCGGCGGCTACATCGCCGGGGTGCTCAAGGGCAAGCACCCGATGGCGCCGACGATCAGCCCCAAGAAGACCTGGGAGGGCTTCGCCGGTTCGATGCTGGCCGGTGTGCTCGCCGGGGCGCTGACGCTGACGCTCCTGCTGGAGGGCCAGGCCTGGCAGGGTGTGCTCTTCGGGGCCGCGATCGTCTGCGTGGCCACCCTGGGCGACCTGGTGGAGTCGCTGATCAAGCGCGACCTGGGCATCAAGGACATGGGGAACCTGCTGCCGGGGCACGGCGGCCTGATGGACCGGCTGGATTCGCTGCTGCCGTCGGCCGTGGTCTCGTGGCTGCTGCTGTCGGCTTTCGTGCCGGCCTAG
- the rpsB gene encoding 30S ribosomal protein S2, which produces MAVVTMKQLLDSGVHFGHQTRRWNPKMKRYIFTERNGIYIIDLQQTLTYIDRAFEFIKETVAHGGSILFVGTKKQAQEAIANEAQRVGMPYVNQRWLGGMLTNFQTVHKRLQRLKELESQEQTGGFQGLTKREILTLTREKDKLEKTLGGIRDMAKVPSAVWIVDTKKEHIAVGEARKLNIPVVAILDTNCDPDEVDYPIPGNDDAIRSAALLTKVVAEAAAAGLLARSGRNGSAAEGQDKPEPGVASDEPLAEWEKELLAGSENAAEAPAEQTTSA; this is translated from the coding sequence ATGGCCGTCGTCACCATGAAGCAGCTGCTCGACAGCGGCGTGCACTTCGGGCACCAGACCCGGCGCTGGAACCCGAAGATGAAGCGCTACATCTTCACCGAGCGCAACGGCATCTACATCATCGACCTGCAGCAGACGCTGACCTACATCGACCGCGCCTTCGAGTTCATCAAGGAGACCGTGGCGCACGGTGGCAGCATCCTGTTCGTCGGCACCAAGAAGCAGGCGCAGGAGGCCATCGCCAACGAGGCCCAGCGCGTCGGCATGCCGTACGTCAACCAGCGCTGGCTGGGTGGCATGCTCACCAACTTCCAGACCGTGCACAAGCGGCTCCAGCGCCTCAAGGAGCTCGAGTCGCAGGAGCAGACCGGTGGCTTCCAGGGCCTGACCAAGCGCGAGATCCTCACGCTCACCCGCGAGAAGGACAAGCTGGAGAAGACCCTCGGCGGTATCCGCGACATGGCCAAGGTGCCCAGCGCCGTGTGGATCGTGGACACCAAGAAGGAGCACATCGCCGTCGGCGAGGCGCGCAAGCTGAACATCCCGGTCGTCGCGATCCTCGACACCAACTGCGACCCGGACGAGGTCGACTACCCGATTCCGGGCAACGACGACGCGATCCGGTCGGCCGCGCTGCTGACCAAGGTCGTCGCCGAGGCCGCCGCCGCCGGCCTGCTGGCCCGCTCGGGCCGCAACGGCTCGGCCGCCGAGGGCCAGGACAAGCCGGAGCCGGGCGTCGCCTCCGACGAGCCGCTGGCCGAGTGGGAGAAGGAGCTGCTGGCCGGCTCCGAGAACGCCGCCGAGGCGCCCGCGGAGCAGACCACCTCCGCCTGA
- a CDS encoding PadR family transcriptional regulator translates to MRPPFAHEFGRRAFGPRGPFEEFAGGWGFGGPRGRGRGPGGPHRHGGRRGRRGDVRAAILLLLAEQPRHGYEIITEISERSDGLWKPSPGSIYPTLQLLADEGLVSASEDGGKRLFELTDEGRAAAERLDTPPWETIARDVDPNEASLRSASMTLMAAVFQVAQAGTADQQAKAVQALNEARRTIYGVLGEVESDTADDEETE, encoded by the coding sequence ATGCGACCACCCTTTGCACACGAATTCGGCAGGCGTGCCTTCGGCCCGCGCGGACCCTTCGAGGAGTTCGCCGGCGGCTGGGGCTTCGGCGGACCGCGAGGCCGCGGCCGGGGACCCGGTGGCCCGCACCGGCACGGCGGACGACGGGGTCGCCGCGGCGACGTCCGCGCGGCCATCCTGTTGCTGCTGGCCGAGCAGCCGCGGCACGGCTACGAGATCATCACCGAGATCAGCGAGCGCAGCGACGGGCTGTGGAAGCCGAGCCCCGGCTCCATCTACCCGACCCTGCAACTGCTCGCGGACGAAGGCCTGGTGTCGGCCAGCGAGGACGGCGGCAAGCGCCTCTTCGAGCTCACCGACGAGGGCCGCGCCGCCGCCGAGCGGCTGGACACCCCGCCGTGGGAGACCATCGCCCGCGACGTCGACCCGAACGAGGCCAGCCTCCGGTCGGCGAGCATGACCCTGATGGCCGCGGTGTTCCAGGTCGCCCAGGCCGGCACCGCCGATCAGCAGGCGAAGGCCGTGCAGGCGCTCAACGAAGCCCGGCGGACCATCTACGGGGTGCTCGGCGAAGTCGAGTCCGACACCGCCGACGACGAAGAAACCGAATGA
- the dprA gene encoding DNA-processing protein DprA translates to MNERRADPEIRLARAYLLRVAEPPATALAAFIRSHGPLEAAKLVREGACPNSVLSETAARRTLDFAERDLAEAARRGARLVVPEDGEWPAWPLLPLDQATARGKPGLSPPIGLWVRGDGRLDEAVVSAVAIVGARAATGYGEHTATELAYGLVRNGMPVFSGAAYGIDGAAHRGAIAAGGPTAAVLGCGLDAGYPAGHTALLNKIAACGLVISEYPFGTPPARHRFLVRNRLIAGLTEGTVVVEAGIRSGARNTATTAGVLGKVVMAVPGPVGSSMSAGCHQLIRESAASLVGSLDDVLETVGKLGASLAGRTPRPRRSTDGLGEEALRVHGALELREARYPERIATDSGVPIDRVRSVLPELELEGLAVRSDDGWRLTSRSRPVSPLGGA, encoded by the coding sequence ATGAACGAGCGACGTGCTGATCCCGAGATCCGGCTCGCCCGAGCGTACCTGCTCCGGGTGGCCGAGCCACCGGCCACGGCGCTCGCGGCGTTCATCCGCAGCCACGGTCCGCTCGAAGCGGCGAAGCTGGTGCGCGAGGGCGCGTGCCCGAATTCCGTGTTGTCCGAGACAGCCGCGCGCCGGACGCTGGATTTTGCTGAGCGTGATCTCGCCGAGGCCGCACGGCGGGGTGCTCGCCTGGTCGTGCCGGAAGACGGCGAGTGGCCGGCGTGGCCGCTGCTCCCGTTGGACCAGGCGACGGCACGCGGCAAGCCAGGGCTGTCGCCGCCCATCGGGCTGTGGGTCCGCGGTGACGGCAGGCTCGACGAAGCGGTGGTGTCGGCGGTGGCGATCGTCGGTGCCCGCGCGGCGACGGGCTACGGCGAGCACACCGCGACCGAACTCGCGTATGGGCTGGTCCGCAACGGCATGCCGGTGTTTTCCGGCGCGGCCTACGGCATCGACGGGGCGGCTCACCGCGGCGCGATCGCGGCCGGCGGGCCGACGGCGGCGGTGCTCGGTTGCGGGCTGGACGCCGGTTATCCGGCCGGGCACACCGCCCTGCTGAACAAGATCGCCGCGTGCGGGCTGGTGATCAGTGAATATCCCTTCGGCACACCACCGGCGAGGCACCGCTTCCTCGTCCGGAACCGCCTGATCGCCGGGCTCACCGAGGGCACGGTGGTGGTCGAAGCGGGCATTCGCAGCGGGGCACGCAACACGGCGACCACCGCCGGTGTGCTCGGCAAGGTGGTCATGGCGGTGCCCGGGCCGGTCGGTTCGTCGATGTCGGCCGGTTGCCACCAGCTCATCCGCGAGTCTGCGGCGTCGCTGGTCGGATCCCTCGATGACGTGCTGGAGACCGTCGGCAAGCTCGGCGCATCGCTGGCCGGTCGAACGCCTCGACCGCGCCGGAGCACCGACGGATTGGGGGAGGAGGCCCTGCGTGTGCACGGCGCGCTCGAACTGCGGGAGGCCAGGTACCCGGAACGGATCGCGACCGATTCGGGGGTGCCGATCGACCGGGTCCGCTCGGTGCTGCCAGAACTGGAACTCGAAGGTCTGGCTGTCAGGTCCGACGACGGCTGGCGGCTCACGAGCCGGTCGCGGCCGGTGAGCCCGTTGGGAGGTGCATGA
- a CDS encoding tyrosine recombinase XerC, whose product MSSRSVPEVERGVKARGRGGLVRLRAALPASAGELVDEYERHLRLERGLSAHTVRAYVGDVVSLLGFLHGVEAAGKTVGDDEPAGDVAALAGLDVGELRAWLAEQHKAGVSRTTLSRRAAAARTFTAWARRVGKLEQDPGSRLVAPRPHRTLPGVLRPEQAEQLMKASSAGAAERDPVALRDHALLELLYATGVRVAELCGLDVGDVEFGRRVIRVLGKGGKERTVPFGVPAEKALRSWLDDGRPVLAERAGGEAAEALFLGVRGRRLDPRSVRRVVHDGVGSVHGAVDMGPHGLRHSAATHLLEGGADLRSVQELLGHATLATTQLYTHVTVERLKAIHDRSHPRAR is encoded by the coding sequence ATGTCGTCACGAAGCGTCCCCGAAGTTGAGCGGGGGGTGAAGGCGCGCGGGCGCGGAGGGCTGGTGCGCCTGCGGGCGGCGCTGCCTGCCAGTGCTGGTGAACTGGTCGACGAATACGAGCGCCACCTGCGGTTGGAGCGTGGGCTCTCGGCGCACACGGTCCGGGCGTATGTGGGTGACGTGGTCTCGTTGCTCGGCTTCCTGCACGGGGTCGAGGCCGCCGGGAAAACCGTGGGTGACGACGAGCCCGCAGGCGACGTGGCCGCGCTGGCCGGGTTGGACGTGGGGGAGTTGCGGGCCTGGCTGGCGGAGCAGCACAAGGCGGGCGTGAGCCGCACGACGTTGTCCCGGCGGGCGGCGGCGGCGCGGACGTTCACCGCCTGGGCGCGGCGGGTCGGCAAGCTCGAGCAGGATCCGGGCAGCCGGCTGGTGGCGCCGCGGCCGCATCGCACGCTGCCCGGGGTGCTGCGGCCGGAGCAGGCGGAGCAGCTGATGAAGGCGTCCAGCGCGGGCGCGGCCGAGCGGGACCCGGTTGCGTTGCGTGATCATGCTCTGCTCGAACTGCTGTACGCGACCGGCGTTCGGGTGGCTGAGCTGTGTGGTCTTGACGTGGGCGACGTGGAGTTCGGGCGCCGGGTGATCCGGGTGCTGGGCAAGGGCGGCAAGGAGCGGACCGTGCCGTTCGGCGTGCCCGCCGAGAAGGCGCTCCGGTCCTGGTTGGACGACGGGCGGCCGGTGCTCGCGGAGCGGGCGGGCGGGGAGGCGGCCGAGGCGCTGTTCCTGGGCGTCCGCGGCAGGCGGCTCGACCCTCGCTCAGTCCGGCGAGTGGTCCACGACGGGGTCGGCTCGGTGCACGGTGCGGTGGACATGGGCCCGCACGGCCTCCGCCATTCGGCTGCCACGCACCTGCTTGAGGGTGGTGCTGACCTTCGCAGCGTTCAGGAACTACTCGGTCACGCTACGCTTGCCACCACTCAGCTTTACACTCACGTCACCGTCGAGCGGCTGAAGGCGATCCATGATCGGAGCCATCCCCGTGCACGCTGA